In the genome of Paenibacillus sp. FSL R5-0766, one region contains:
- a CDS encoding beta-eliminating lyase-related protein, with protein sequence MKETALTLGDAFNQADFIVGGHGSRQVKVLQNVLDQIDGEVFSDHYGNGPLIEEFQQQMANVLGKESAVFFPSGTMAQQIALRIWCDRKGVKRVAYHPLCHLEIHEEDGLKELHQIESILLADKDRLIRLQDVQALDEDISCLLLELPQREIGGQLPAYEELEAISAYCRERGIKLHLDGARLFEITPYYQKTPAEICSLFDTVYVSFYKGIGGIAGAILAGDPDVMQESKVWKRRHGGDLIGLYPYILSSQYYFNERIGKMELYYEQAQELALLLNACHGIQTLPEVPVSNMFHVHFALAAAEVEPILVQMAKQYGIGMTSYLNKTSGNSCAFELSMGDRYEKVPQDKLRAALEWLDQELRKQVR encoded by the coding sequence TTGAAAGAAACTGCGTTAACGTTGGGTGATGCCTTTAATCAGGCAGACTTTATTGTAGGTGGTCATGGTAGTCGCCAAGTGAAGGTACTTCAGAACGTACTGGACCAGATCGATGGCGAGGTGTTCAGTGATCACTACGGCAACGGCCCCCTCATTGAAGAATTTCAGCAACAGATGGCTAACGTTCTTGGCAAGGAATCGGCGGTATTTTTTCCAAGTGGAACGATGGCACAGCAGATTGCATTACGGATCTGGTGTGATCGCAAAGGAGTAAAGCGAGTAGCTTACCACCCTCTGTGTCATCTGGAAATCCATGAGGAAGACGGACTGAAAGAGCTGCATCAGATTGAATCAATTTTGCTTGCGGACAAGGATCGTTTGATTCGTTTGCAAGATGTACAGGCGCTCGATGAGGACATTTCCTGTCTGCTGTTGGAACTGCCGCAACGCGAGATTGGCGGGCAATTGCCAGCGTATGAAGAGTTGGAAGCGATCTCGGCCTATTGTCGTGAACGCGGGATTAAGCTGCATCTGGACGGGGCACGCCTGTTTGAGATTACTCCCTATTATCAGAAAACGCCTGCGGAGATTTGCAGTTTGTTTGATACGGTGTATGTGTCCTTTTATAAAGGCATTGGAGGTATTGCGGGGGCTATATTGGCGGGAGATCCCGATGTGATGCAGGAATCGAAAGTATGGAAACGTCGGCACGGCGGAGATCTGATCGGCCTGTATCCGTATATTCTGAGTTCTCAGTATTATTTCAATGAACGGATTGGCAAAATGGAGTTGTATTACGAGCAGGCTCAAGAACTCGCCTTACTACTGAATGCGTGTCACGGGATACAAACGTTACCCGAGGTACCGGTATCGAATATGTTTCATGTGCACTTTGCGCTCGCTGCTGCCGAAGTTGAACCAATTCTGGTGCAAATGGCTAAGCAGTATGGCATAGGAATGACTTCATATCTGAACAAGACGAGTGGGAACAGCTGTGCCTTTGAATTGTCTATGGGTGATCGTTATGAGAAAGTTCCCCAGGACAAGCTGCGTGCAGCACTGGAATGGCTGGATCAAGAGTTGCGTAAACAGGTGAGATAA
- a CDS encoding glycoside hydrolase family 30 beta sandwich domain-containing protein, with amino-acid sequence MNIGWREHSKRWMILLIAAVCCIGIGIGLIFNRSEQPAPTPVVDKQRTAEVWLTTGDQQNLLTPQKPIPIIDHHDANTSSSVFSTQESDTSSSEFTIQIDPDKTYQTMDGFGAAMTGSSAHLINQLSEEQQEQLLKELFTMEGLNMDMVRHTIGASDYSVDESGLASSYTYDDIESGTDYDMEHFSIDKDQEVVNMLERVTWLKPDLKVLGTPWTAPAWMKYGEKTTNGWYLDYNDPQVYEAYARYFVKYIKAYQTKDIPIYGITLQNEPEFTSDKYPSMSMGAEEQAMFIQDYLGPALQDAGLDTRIIAYDHNWDQAVEYTDKVLGDEQAAAYIDGSAFHCYAGDPSAMSEVHERFPDKNIYFTECSGGEWSPDFGENLSWQMSNLIIGAPRNWAKNVLLWNIALDPQGGPTNGGCENCRGVVTIDPDSDEITRNVEYYALGHISRYVRPGAVRVDSTQEQGKIENVTFRNPDGTMVLVAANTGEAEVSFDVVIDGDSFRYILPSQSAATFRWKPKTEVER; translated from the coding sequence ATGAACATAGGCTGGCGAGAGCATTCCAAACGATGGATGATCCTGTTGATCGCAGCTGTTTGTTGTATCGGTATAGGAATCGGGCTTATCTTCAACCGAAGTGAACAACCCGCTCCGACACCGGTTGTGGATAAGCAGAGAACGGCCGAAGTCTGGTTAACCACGGGAGATCAGCAAAATCTGCTTACACCACAGAAGCCCATTCCAATTATCGATCACCATGATGCAAACACAAGTTCTTCAGTTTTTTCAACGCAGGAGTCAGACACGTCTTCGTCGGAGTTTACCATACAGATTGACCCGGACAAGACGTATCAGACCATGGATGGATTTGGCGCAGCGATGACGGGGTCGTCGGCACATCTGATCAACCAGCTTTCAGAGGAACAACAAGAGCAACTGCTGAAGGAACTGTTTACGATGGAAGGGCTGAACATGGATATGGTACGTCATACAATTGGTGCTTCCGATTATTCAGTGGATGAATCAGGTTTGGCTTCAAGTTATACCTATGATGATATCGAGTCTGGCACGGATTATGACATGGAACACTTTTCGATCGATAAAGATCAGGAAGTTGTGAATATGCTGGAGCGTGTGACTTGGCTGAAACCGGATCTTAAAGTGTTGGGTACCCCGTGGACGGCCCCGGCCTGGATGAAGTATGGGGAGAAGACCACGAACGGTTGGTATCTGGATTACAACGATCCTCAGGTGTACGAAGCGTACGCAAGATATTTTGTGAAATATATCAAAGCTTATCAGACAAAGGACATTCCCATCTACGGGATCACGTTGCAAAATGAACCGGAGTTCACCTCGGACAAATATCCGAGTATGAGTATGGGAGCTGAAGAACAAGCGATGTTCATTCAGGATTATCTCGGCCCGGCTCTACAGGATGCGGGACTGGACACGCGAATCATCGCGTATGATCATAACTGGGATCAGGCGGTTGAATATACCGACAAGGTGCTTGGTGATGAGCAGGCTGCTGCTTATATCGATGGATCTGCTTTCCACTGTTATGCAGGTGATCCATCTGCCATGTCGGAAGTGCATGAGCGCTTCCCAGACAAAAATATCTATTTTACCGAATGTAGTGGTGGGGAGTGGAGTCCAGATTTTGGCGAGAATCTGAGCTGGCAGATGTCCAATCTCATCATTGGTGCACCTCGTAACTGGGCAAAAAATGTGCTGCTCTGGAACATCGCACTCGATCCGCAAGGTGGACCCACGAACGGTGGCTGTGAGAACTGTCGTGGGGTTGTGACGATTGACCCCGACAGTGATGAAATCACGAGAAATGTCGAGTATTATGCGTTAGGCCACATCAGCCGTTATGTACGTCCAGGAGCTGTGAGAGTGGATTCCACGCAAGAACAGGGCAAGATCGAGAACGTAACCTTCCGCAATCCAGATGGAACGATGGTGCTGGTTGCAGCTAACACGGGTGAGGCAGAAGTTTCCTTTGATGTAGTCATAGATGGAGATTCTTTTCGATATATACTGCCTTCCCAATCGGCAGCAACCTTCCGTTGGAAGCCAAAAACGGAGGTAGAACGTTGA
- a CDS encoding LysR family transcriptional regulator, which translates to MDAGDLKIFQAVAREGSISKAALSLNYVQSNVTARIKQLETQLQVPLFHRSNRGMSLTPAGENLLGYADRILELLYEAEQATQVGNPPAGMLRLGAIETAASTFLTPLLAEYTSCYPEVQHSLVTGGTHELNQKVIQHELHGALIYGPIDHPELNYMKMYDEELVLIAEPGAHEMYTLLSRPMLFFEIGCTHRDQAESFLKDQGIHTLNIMEYGTLDTILNGVSAGLGVSLLPRSSVTKAELRGEIAVMSLPDPYCRLEVGFVYSRGEHISSALSALVEIITEPER; encoded by the coding sequence ATGGATGCAGGTGATTTGAAAATATTTCAGGCGGTTGCCCGCGAAGGTAGTATCAGTAAAGCTGCGCTCTCACTTAATTATGTGCAGTCCAATGTAACAGCACGGATTAAACAGTTGGAGACCCAACTGCAAGTACCGCTATTTCATCGTTCCAATCGGGGGATGTCGCTTACACCAGCAGGAGAGAACCTGCTTGGGTATGCGGATAGAATATTGGAATTATTATATGAAGCAGAGCAGGCCACACAAGTGGGTAACCCACCAGCGGGCATGCTTCGTCTAGGTGCCATAGAGACAGCAGCTTCTACTTTTCTGACGCCGCTCTTGGCTGAATATACTTCATGCTACCCGGAAGTACAACATTCGCTTGTCACGGGTGGGACCCATGAATTGAACCAGAAGGTCATCCAACATGAATTGCATGGAGCCTTAATATATGGCCCGATTGATCATCCTGAGCTGAATTATATGAAGATGTATGACGAGGAATTGGTGTTGATCGCTGAACCTGGAGCGCATGAGATGTACACGTTATTGTCCAGGCCGATGTTGTTTTTTGAGATCGGATGCACTCATCGCGATCAGGCGGAATCCTTTTTGAAAGATCAGGGTATCCACACGCTTAACATCATGGAATATGGAACACTGGACACGATTCTAAATGGTGTATCTGCCGGGCTTGGTGTATCATTGCTGCCACGTTCTTCGGTTACCAAAGCAGAATTAAGAGGCGAGATCGCGGTGATGTCTTTGCCCGACCCCTATTGCCGGTTGGAAGTAGGATTTGTATATTCCCGTGGTGAACATATATCTAGTGCGCTCAGCGCTTTGGTTGAGATTATTACAGAACCAGAACGATAA
- a CDS encoding zinc-binding dehydrogenase yields the protein MKAIIHSGQSGLAGLQYTESISRAPEAGEVQIQLKSAGINHRDLFIMAGRGTQDTPLIPGSDGAGIIVAIGESVRGFAIGDEVIIHPTLGWEHASEVPTVPDIVGGPTDGTLAQYITLPAENTLPKPAHLSWEEAGVLSLSALTAYRALFTRGVLKQGEHVLIPGIGGGVATYALLMAVAAGAKVTVTSRSEAKRNEALRLGAAQALDSHADWSMQNDMEPVDIILDSIGQAMFPKYFDIIRPGGRIVMYGASSGDDLTVPIRSIFFPQISLIGTSMGSREEFVQMLQWVEQHDIHPVIDGVYPLQDVAKAFERMEKGAQFGNLAILME from the coding sequence ATGAAAGCTATTATCCATTCGGGCCAGAGTGGCCTTGCAGGTCTTCAATATACAGAGTCAATCTCTCGGGCACCAGAAGCCGGGGAAGTGCAGATTCAATTAAAATCCGCTGGTATCAACCATCGGGATCTATTCATCATGGCGGGACGCGGAACCCAGGACACCCCGCTCATTCCCGGTTCCGATGGAGCAGGGATTATCGTAGCGATTGGCGAAAGCGTAAGAGGGTTCGCGATAGGAGATGAAGTCATTATCCATCCTACGCTTGGTTGGGAACATGCATCTGAAGTGCCGACCGTACCCGATATTGTTGGTGGCCCTACGGATGGAACGCTGGCTCAATATATAACGTTGCCTGCTGAAAATACCCTGCCTAAGCCAGCCCACCTATCCTGGGAGGAAGCAGGTGTGCTGTCCCTTTCAGCCCTGACGGCCTATCGCGCCTTATTCACTCGTGGTGTATTGAAGCAAGGTGAACATGTCCTCATTCCCGGTATTGGCGGTGGTGTAGCGACCTATGCCCTCCTCATGGCAGTGGCGGCTGGTGCCAAGGTGACCGTCACCTCCAGAAGTGAAGCCAAAAGAAATGAAGCTCTGCGTTTGGGCGCTGCCCAGGCACTGGATAGTCATGCCGATTGGAGTATGCAGAACGATATGGAACCTGTGGACATCATCTTGGATAGCATCGGACAAGCCATGTTCCCAAAATATTTTGATATAATCAGACCAGGTGGACGTATCGTGATGTATGGTGCAAGTTCGGGGGATGATCTGACCGTACCCATTCGCTCTATCTTCTTCCCGCAGATCAGTCTGATCGGCACCTCTATGGGCAGCCGTGAGGAGTTTGTCCAAATGCTGCAGTGGGTGGAACAACATGATATACATCCTGTAATTGATGGCGTATATCCATTGCAAGACGTAGCAAAAGCATTCGAACGCATGGAAAAAGGCGCGCAATTTGGTAATCTGGCTATCCTTATGGAGTGA
- a CDS encoding beta-glucosidase — protein sequence MNRRLNLIFLKRWFMLLIIVAVAAMPLHAFAAEAESGADRPWMNTSLSAEERTELLLKEMTLEEKVGFVTGKVNNYYGFYNDGLERLGIPALQMADGPAGVRVANPDVQDKKSTALPAPIALAASWDTNLAKKYGDLIGQEAHDTTHNVVLGPGLDIARTPWGSRNFESLGEDPLLASGMGAAYVNGIQSNPVIATAKHYILNNQETERFTTNATASERAIQEVYARPFQAMVEKADLGSAMCSFNQVNGTYACENKEMLTDVLKNQFGFEGFVMSDYGANFSTAKSANAGLDLETPGEPYGKWGSKLLEAVNNGEVSEQTIDEKVRRILLQMFDKGLFDNPVTNTQINAKKDGKQAREIAEESMVLLQNNDNTLPLSKKNVKSIAVIGPDADNASAAGGGSSLVNPTYTVSPLQGIRNRAGNGVDVKYAAGTDPISAGDAFNGPSAVPSTLLSPADAQESERDYGTDRAEYGLRAEYWTNKDMEGNPSLVRTDHQVNMNLGFYNYEGFNAQSSKLPVTPTKFNAKMSARWTGAITAPQTGEYKLSLTSLGSAKLYVDDKLLVDNQGETLSTTNKEITFKEGESHNIRIEYRTDFPVQTNHDMGAQVRFGWEAPEDAVDIKMQKAVDLAKKSDVAVVVTRTYDSEGYVDRSDLKLPNNQEQLIRKVAAANPKTIVVQMSGRAVEMDSWQKEVPSIVQAWYAGQEQGNAVARVLFGDVNPSGKLPVTFPSDDSQTPVSTAEQFPGVNGVGNYSEGIFVGYKGYDKEGMTPAFAFGHGLSYTDFNYRNLHVKNTGKGDKETVEVSLNLRNTGKVDGAEVVQVYVGNLPTKVETPKKQLAGWAKIDLKAGKQQRVNIQLDRSALSYWDETSHEWVMPKGKVQVYVGSASDDIRLTGSVNIGSKSGK from the coding sequence ATGAACAGAAGACTCAATCTGATTTTCCTCAAACGATGGTTTATGTTATTAATCATCGTGGCGGTGGCGGCTATGCCGTTACACGCCTTCGCCGCGGAGGCGGAATCCGGGGCCGATCGGCCATGGATGAACACATCTCTATCTGCGGAAGAACGCACCGAGCTGTTGCTCAAGGAGATGACGCTGGAGGAGAAAGTTGGATTCGTAACTGGTAAAGTAAATAACTATTATGGTTTCTATAATGATGGATTGGAGCGCCTCGGCATTCCGGCATTACAGATGGCAGATGGACCCGCAGGAGTACGTGTGGCTAACCCGGATGTGCAGGACAAAAAGTCCACGGCATTGCCTGCACCCATCGCGCTTGCCGCTTCCTGGGATACCAATCTGGCCAAGAAATATGGCGATCTGATCGGTCAGGAAGCACATGATACAACACATAATGTAGTGCTCGGCCCTGGGCTGGATATTGCACGTACACCATGGGGTTCCCGGAACTTCGAATCTCTCGGGGAAGATCCGCTACTGGCTTCCGGCATGGGTGCAGCGTATGTGAACGGGATTCAAAGTAATCCAGTTATTGCTACAGCGAAACACTATATCCTGAACAACCAGGAGACGGAACGTTTCACGACCAATGCAACAGCCAGCGAACGTGCCATTCAGGAAGTCTATGCACGTCCGTTCCAGGCGATGGTCGAAAAAGCGGATCTTGGTTCAGCAATGTGTTCATTTAACCAGGTGAACGGTACATATGCTTGTGAGAACAAGGAGATGCTGACAGATGTCCTTAAGAATCAGTTTGGCTTCGAAGGGTTTGTCATGAGTGACTACGGCGCAAACTTCAGCACGGCCAAATCTGCTAATGCGGGTCTGGATCTGGAGACACCTGGAGAGCCTTACGGCAAATGGGGAAGTAAGCTACTGGAAGCCGTGAACAATGGCGAAGTCAGCGAGCAAACCATTGATGAGAAGGTTAGACGCATTTTGCTTCAAATGTTCGATAAAGGGCTGTTTGATAACCCGGTAACAAATACACAAATCAATGCCAAGAAAGACGGCAAACAGGCACGTGAAATTGCAGAAGAGAGCATGGTTCTTTTGCAAAACAACGATAATACACTGCCGCTGTCCAAGAAAAACGTGAAATCCATCGCTGTCATCGGACCGGATGCAGATAACGCATCGGCTGCTGGTGGAGGTAGCAGTCTGGTTAATCCAACGTATACTGTAAGTCCGCTGCAAGGCATTCGTAACCGTGCTGGTAACGGTGTGGATGTAAAATATGCTGCCGGAACGGATCCTATCTCCGCAGGAGATGCATTTAATGGACCATCCGCCGTACCTTCTACTCTTTTATCACCAGCGGATGCTCAGGAAAGTGAAAGAGACTATGGTACAGATCGTGCGGAATACGGTCTGCGTGCTGAATACTGGACGAATAAAGATATGGAGGGTAATCCTTCTTTGGTCCGAACAGATCATCAGGTTAATATGAATCTTGGATTCTACAACTATGAAGGTTTTAACGCGCAATCTTCCAAGCTTCCAGTGACACCTACGAAATTCAATGCCAAAATGTCTGCTCGTTGGACAGGGGCGATCACAGCACCTCAAACGGGTGAATATAAACTGTCCCTGACCAGTCTAGGTTCCGCAAAACTGTATGTGGATGATAAGTTACTCGTAGACAATCAAGGTGAAACATTGAGTACAACGAATAAAGAAATCACGTTCAAAGAAGGCGAGTCCCACAATATTCGAATTGAGTATCGTACGGATTTCCCGGTACAGACCAATCATGATATGGGTGCGCAGGTTCGTTTTGGCTGGGAAGCTCCAGAAGACGCTGTGGATATCAAAATGCAAAAAGCAGTTGATCTGGCAAAAAAATCAGATGTTGCCGTCGTGGTAACTCGTACGTATGACAGTGAAGGTTACGTCGACCGTTCCGACCTGAAGCTGCCGAATAACCAGGAGCAGCTGATCCGCAAGGTAGCAGCAGCCAATCCAAAAACGATTGTGGTGCAAATGAGTGGTCGCGCTGTTGAAATGGATTCCTGGCAAAAAGAAGTGCCATCCATCGTTCAGGCTTGGTATGCAGGTCAGGAACAAGGTAATGCAGTGGCACGTGTGCTGTTTGGTGATGTGAATCCATCCGGTAAGTTGCCGGTGACGTTCCCATCAGATGATTCCCAGACCCCGGTATCCACTGCGGAACAATTCCCGGGTGTTAACGGGGTGGGCAACTATTCCGAGGGTATTTTTGTAGGGTATAAAGGATATGACAAAGAAGGCATGACACCGGCGTTTGCTTTTGGACACGGACTGTCGTATACCGATTTTAATTATCGTAATCTACATGTGAAGAACACTGGTAAAGGTGATAAGGAAACCGTAGAAGTATCCCTGAATCTGCGTAATACCGGTAAAGTTGACGGTGCAGAAGTTGTACAGGTCTATGTTGGCAATCTGCCAACCAAAGTCGAGACTCCGAAGAAACAACTTGCTGGCTGGGCGAAGATTGATCTCAAAGCAGGCAAGCAGCAGCGGGTCAACATTCAACTGGATCGCAGCGCACTGTCCTATTGGGATGAAACATCACATGAATGGGTAATGCCTAAGGGTAAAGTTCAAGTGTATGTCGGCAGTGCATCCGATGATATTCGTCTGACAGGCAGTGTGAATATCGGAAGCAAGTCTGGTAAATAA
- a CDS encoding WXG100 family type VII secretion target: MTQIKVTPEQLETVSGQFAQAHQQLSGFMSTLDGKMSIMRSNWDGMERERFYNDYSPAQGTMKSVLELVLSIQSELKKIAERFRTTDEEAVSQAIMTALTAARALSTMGKNKGDDLDKTPGPPKNMDEWDEKDAEKYQNYDEMLKKAKEMGDEELAQQIQASMNIIRLQYEDVIYQTDPNTGKTVKITEDSIVGTYQVKSDKGETTTISLDKQGNVVDYSKDTEKYKYSEQTHTTSQGEHLFGKVAQTATAYGIGLLLTSKTGSAFTEHATGLGSSFVADKFLFSVPEEGETRTMIYRTNKETGKMENMIVVTRGDNDIEYTPWRDYF, from the coding sequence ATGACACAGATCAAGGTGACACCGGAACAACTGGAGACGGTCAGTGGGCAGTTCGCTCAGGCACATCAGCAATTATCGGGCTTCATGTCCACATTGGACGGCAAGATGAGTATCATGCGCAGCAACTGGGATGGCATGGAGCGTGAGCGTTTTTATAACGATTATTCACCGGCTCAAGGTACGATGAAATCTGTTCTGGAACTGGTTCTGTCCATTCAGTCGGAGCTTAAGAAGATTGCCGAGCGTTTCCGTACGACAGATGAAGAGGCGGTGAGCCAGGCAATCATGACGGCGCTGACCGCAGCGCGGGCGCTATCAACCATGGGCAAAAATAAAGGCGATGATCTGGACAAAACGCCAGGTCCACCAAAGAACATGGATGAATGGGATGAGAAGGATGCTGAGAAATACCAGAACTATGATGAAATGCTGAAGAAAGCCAAAGAGATGGGTGACGAAGAACTGGCGCAACAGATTCAGGCCAGCATGAACATCATTCGGCTTCAGTATGAAGATGTAATCTATCAGACTGACCCCAATACGGGCAAGACGGTGAAAATTACCGAGGATTCCATCGTGGGTACGTATCAGGTAAAAAGCGATAAGGGCGAAACGACAACCATCAGTCTGGATAAACAGGGCAATGTGGTAGATTATAGCAAGGATACGGAAAAATATAAGTATTCGGAGCAAACGCATACGACCAGTCAAGGCGAGCATCTCTTTGGCAAAGTGGCACAAACGGCTACAGCCTACGGCATTGGTCTGCTGCTTACAAGCAAGACAGGCTCTGCCTTTACAGAACATGCCACTGGATTGGGTTCTTCCTTCGTCGCGGACAAGTTCCTGTTCTCTGTGCCGGAAGAAGGCGAGACACGTACGATGATCTACCGTACCAATAAGGAAACGGGCAAAATGGAAAATATGATCGTGGTCACGCGTGGCGACAACGATATTGAATATACGCCGTGGCGGGATTACTTCTAA
- a CDS encoding acetyltransferase, translating into MLVVAYREQDHDKLVEIWESSVRATHTFLEEHHIQFYKKVVSDVLQQRQVEVWEALNTEQQPVGFIGLDDNFIEMLFVDPSQHGQGLGRLLINHTFKIKGRHLKVDVNEQNTGAARFYEKMGFVQMGRSELDSSGNPFPLLHLEII; encoded by the coding sequence ATGTTAGTCGTTGCATATCGGGAACAGGATCATGACAAGTTGGTCGAGATCTGGGAGAGTTCTGTTCGGGCAACACATACGTTTTTGGAAGAGCATCACATTCAGTTCTACAAAAAAGTGGTGAGTGATGTGTTGCAACAAAGGCAAGTCGAGGTTTGGGAAGCGCTGAATACGGAGCAACAACCCGTGGGTTTTATTGGTTTGGATGATAACTTTATCGAGATGTTATTTGTAGATCCGAGCCAACACGGACAGGGTCTGGGACGTCTGCTAATAAACCATACCTTCAAAATCAAAGGCCGTCACCTCAAGGTGGATGTTAATGAGCAGAATACTGGGGCAGCCCGATTCTATGAAAAGATGGGATTTGTACAGATGGGGCGATCTGAATTGGATAGTTCCGGTAATCCGTTTCCACTGTTGCATCTGGAGATCATATAG
- a CDS encoding formate/nitrite transporter family protein: METEALRNVEQLALKKHKIYKQSLIRYLARSMLASMFIGFGVIVAFKTGNFFYMEQSPFTYPMAAITFGAAIILIAYGGGDLFTGNTFYYTYAALRKKLRWFEVIKLWIASYSGNLMGAAVFALLIYLTGLFDSSQVNGFLLSVVEHKMEVPTMQLFFRGILCNWLVCMAFFVPMFMKENGAKMFAMMLFVFCFFISGYEHSIANMCTFAIALVLNHPGTISFEGVLHNLVPVTLGNLVGGVLLMGFMYYAVNKPFLDEETH, translated from the coding sequence ATGGAAACGGAAGCTTTACGCAACGTGGAACAACTAGCTTTGAAGAAACACAAGATATACAAACAAAGCTTAATCAGGTACCTTGCACGCTCCATGTTGGCCAGTATGTTTATCGGATTCGGCGTCATCGTGGCGTTTAAGACAGGTAACTTCTTTTATATGGAGCAGTCCCCGTTTACCTATCCGATGGCGGCAATTACATTTGGCGCGGCCATCATTCTGATCGCCTATGGCGGGGGTGACCTGTTCACGGGAAATACGTTTTATTACACGTATGCGGCGCTGCGCAAGAAGCTGCGCTGGTTCGAAGTGATCAAACTGTGGATTGCGAGTTATAGTGGTAACCTGATGGGCGCAGCCGTGTTTGCCTTGTTAATCTACCTGACCGGATTGTTCGACTCGTCTCAGGTGAACGGTTTTCTGTTAAGCGTGGTGGAGCATAAGATGGAAGTTCCAACCATGCAGCTCTTTTTCCGGGGAATCCTGTGTAACTGGCTTGTATGTATGGCGTTTTTTGTCCCGATGTTCATGAAGGAGAATGGAGCCAAAATGTTTGCCATGATGCTCTTTGTGTTCTGCTTCTTCATCTCGGGATATGAGCACAGCATCGCCAATATGTGTACGTTCGCGATTGCACTTGTGCTGAATCACCCGGGGACGATCTCATTTGAAGGCGTGCTTCACAACCTGGTTCCCGTGACCTTGGGTAATCTGGTGGGTGGTGTGCTGCTGATGGGCTTCATGTATTATGCGGTGAACAAACCGTTTCTGGATGAAGAGACGCATTAA
- a CDS encoding SMI1/KNR4 family protein, with product MTSIELEPIRDLLVKAYNTTMGEGCTPETQQSIEDFEQKYNVKLPAAYRALLLEFGACNFGDPALYSVKELSWAYPDFLEVYREYEKEYELPADLQPFPIGGFGEGSTAILDQSSGKIMMLIHDAGETPLREIAVDFNELMTMLAESAIWVQEQMN from the coding sequence GTGACGTCGATAGAATTGGAACCGATTCGTGATCTTTTGGTAAAAGCCTACAATACAACAATGGGAGAAGGATGTACTCCTGAAACGCAACAGAGCATTGAGGATTTTGAGCAAAAGTATAATGTAAAACTGCCCGCAGCGTATCGCGCACTTTTGCTTGAATTCGGTGCATGTAATTTTGGCGATCCTGCCTTGTATTCGGTGAAAGAACTGAGCTGGGCTTATCCGGATTTTTTGGAAGTATACCGTGAATATGAGAAAGAATACGAGCTGCCAGCTGACCTCCAGCCTTTCCCGATTGGTGGATTTGGTGAAGGAAGTACGGCTATACTGGATCAAAGTTCAGGCAAGATAATGATGTTGATCCACGATGCAGGGGAAACTCCTCTGCGGGAGATTGCTGTGGATTTTAATGAATTGATGACAATGCTGGCTGAGTCGGCAATCTGGGTTCAGGAACAAATGAATTAA
- a CDS encoding bacteriocin immunity protein, producing MDNRLHLVELVRKLMDSEGTEAELDDMLTELQQQVPYAEISNLIFWDDRDLTPEQIVEEALASHPIILPPQS from the coding sequence ATGGATAATCGATTGCATTTGGTCGAATTGGTTCGCAAACTGATGGACTCTGAAGGAACGGAAGCCGAGTTGGATGACATGTTGACGGAGCTACAGCAGCAGGTACCATATGCGGAGATCAGTAATCTGATTTTTTGGGATGATCGAGACCTGACGCCTGAACAGATTGTGGAAGAAGCCTTGGCTTCCCATCCAATCATTCTTCCGCCCCAATCATAA